The genomic region AGGTGACCTTCCCCCGATGACGTTCCAGGCGCAGCGCTACCAGGCACCACCACCGCATCCCAGCGGCGTCCGGCCGCCGGCCATTCCCGCGGACCTGGTTCCGCGGCACGTCGCGCTGGTGATGGACGGCAACGGTCGTTGGGCGAATGCCCGCGGGCTGCCCCGCACCGCCGGCCACCAGGCCGGAGAAGCGCAGCTGATGGACGTCGTCGCCGGCTGTATCGAGCTGGGGGTCCGGCACCTGTCCGCGTACGTGTTCTCCACCGAGAACTGGGTGCGCTCGGCAGCCGAGGTGCGCTTCCTGATGGGCTTCAACCGCGACACCATCCGTCGCCGCCGGGTGGAGATGAACGACTGGGGCGTCCGGGTCCGGTGGGCAGGCCGCAAGCCGCGGCTGTGGCGCAGCGTGTTGCACGAACTGCGGGCCGCCGAGCAACTCACGGCCGACAACGACGTCCTGACGTTGACGATGTGCGTCAACTACGGCGGCCGGGCGGAGATCGCCGACGCGGCGCGGGCGATCGCCCAGGACGCGGCGGCCGGGTTGATCGACGCCCGGAAGGTGGATGAGAAGTTGTTCGCGAAATACCTCTACGCCCCGGACATGCCGGACGTCGACCTGTTCATCCGCTCCTCCGGCGAGCAGCGCACCAGCAATTTCCTGCTCTGGGAATCGGCGTACGCCGAGATGGTCTTCCTGGACACCCTGTTCCCCGACTTCGACCGGCGCGAGCTGTGGCGGGCCTGCGAGATCTACGCCGCCCGCGACCGCAGGTTCGGCGGGGCGATCTCGCAGCCGGCGCAGGACCCGGCCTGGGCGTCGAGCGACGAACCC from Nakamurella sp. A5-74 harbors:
- a CDS encoding isoprenyl transferase; the protein is MTFQAQRYQAPPPHPSGVRPPAIPADLVPRHVALVMDGNGRWANARGLPRTAGHQAGEAQLMDVVAGCIELGVRHLSAYVFSTENWVRSAAEVRFLMGFNRDTIRRRRVEMNDWGVRVRWAGRKPRLWRSVLHELRAAEQLTADNDVLTLTMCVNYGGRAEIADAARAIAQDAAAGLIDARKVDEKLFAKYLYAPDMPDVDLFIRSSGEQRTSNFLLWESAYAEMVFLDTLFPDFDRRELWRACEIYAARDRRFGGAISQPAQDPAWASSDEPDGGTR